A section of the Oncorhynchus tshawytscha isolate Ot180627B linkage group LG09, Otsh_v2.0, whole genome shotgun sequence genome encodes:
- the LOC112258660 gene encoding signal transducer and activator of transcription 3 isoform X1: MAQWNQLQQLETRYLEQLYHLYSDSFPMELRQFLAPWIESQDWAYAANKESHATLVFHNLLGEIDQQYSRFLQENNVLYQHNLRRIKQHLQSKYLEKPMEIARIVARCLWEEQRLLQSATTAAQDGTASHPSGTVVTEKQQILEHNLQDIRKRVQDMEQKMKMLENLQDDFDFNYKTLKSQGDNPPNSSPICSELSQDMNGNSQAAATRQKMSQLEQMLSALDQLRRQIVTEMAGLLSAMDFVQKNLTDDELADWKRRQQIACIGGPPNICLDRLETWITSLAESQLQIRQQIKKLEELQQKVSYKGDPIIQHRPALEEKIVDLFRNLMKSAFVVERQPCMPMHPDRPLVIKTGVQFTNKVRLLVKFPELNYQLKIKVIIDKESGDVAAIRGSRKFNILGTNTKVMNMEESNNGSLSAEFKHLTLREQRCGNGGRTNSDASLIVTEELHLITFETEVYHQGLKIDLETHSLPVVVISNICQMPNAWASILWYNMLTNHPKNVNFFTKPPVGTWDQVAEVLSWQFSSTTKRGLTIEQLTTLAEKLLGPCVNYSGCQITWAKFCKENMAGKGFSFWVWLDNIIDLVKKYILALWNEGYILGFISKERERAILSPKPPGTFLLRFSESSKEGGITFTWVEKDISGKTQIQSVEPYTKQQLNSMSFAEIIMGYKIMDATNILVSPLVYLFPEIPKEDAFGKYCRPEAAPEAELGDPCSTIQPYLKTKFICVTPCPSVFMDFPDSELLGNGIFPGTNSGNTSDLFPMSPRTLDSLMHNEAEANPGPLALLLSVFPDSLTLDMELSSDVASPM, from the exons GGCGTACGCAGCGAACAAGGAGTCCCACGCCACACTGGTGTTCCACAACCTGCTGGGGGAGATTGACCAGCAGTACAGCCGCTTCCTGCAGGAGAACAACGTGCTCTACCAGCACAACCTGCGGCGCATTAAGCAGCACCTGCAGTCCAAGTACCTGGAGAAACCCATGGAGATCGCCCGCATCGTAGCCCGCTGCCTCTGGGAAGAGCAGAGGCTGCTGCAGTCCGCCACCACCGCCGCACAGGACGGAACGGCGTCTCACCCGTCTGGCACTGTGGTGACAGAGAAACAACAGATCCTGGAGCACAACCTGCAGGACATCAGGAAGAGGGTGCAG GATATGGAACAAAAGATGAAGATGCTTGAGAATCTCCAGGATGATTTTGACTTCAACTACAAGACCCTTAAAAGTCAGGGTG ATAACCCACCCAACTCCTCTCCTATTTGCTCAGAGTTGTCCCAGGACATGAATGGGAACAGCCAGGCGGCAGCCACCCGGCAGAAGATGTCTCAGCTGGAACAGATGCTGAGTGCTCTGGACCAGCTCAGGAGG CAAATTGTGACTGAGATGGCAGGGCTGCTGTCAGCCATGGACTTTGTCCAGAAGAACCTGACAGATGACGAGCTGGCTGACTGGAAGAGGAGGCAGCAGATTGCCTGCATCGGAGGACCACCCAACATTTGCCTGGACCGCTTGGAGACATG GATTACTTCCCTGGCTGAGTCTCAGCTGCAGATCCGCCAGCAGATCAAGAAGCTGGAGGAGCTCCAGCAAAAGGTGTCCTATAAGGGAGACCCCATCATCCAGCACCGGCCCGCTCTGGAGGAGAAGATAGTGGACTTGTTCAGGAACCTCATGAAGAG TGCGTTCGTGGTGGAGAGGCAGCCTTGTATGCCCATGCATCCAGACAGACCACTGGTCATCAAGACAGGTGTGCAGTTCACCAACAAAGTCAG ATTACTGGTGAAGTTTCCAGAATTGAATTACCAGCTGAAGATCAAAGTTATTATTGATAA GGAATCTGGGGACGTGGCTGCCATTCGAGG GTCCCGAAAGTTCAACATCCTAGGTACCAACACCAAGGTGATGAACATGGAGGAGTCCAACAACGGCAGTCTGTCAGCAGAGTTCAAACACCTG ACCCTGAGGGAACAGAGGTGTGGCAATGGTGGCAGGACCAACAGTGAT GCCTCCCTGATTGTTACAGAGGAGCTCCACCTCATCACCTTTGAGACAGAGGTCTACCACCAGGGCTTGAAGATCGACCTGGAG ACCCATTCTCTACCAGTGGTGGTCATCTCCAACATCTGCCAGATGCCCAACGCCTGGGCCTCCATCCTGTGGTACAACATGCTCACcaaccaccccaag AATGTGAACTTCTTCACTAAGCCTCCGGTGGGGACGTGGGATCAGGTAGCGGAGGTGCTGAGCTGGCAGTTCTCCTCCACCACTAAGAGAGGCCTGACCATCGAGCAGCTCACCACCCTGGCTGAGAAACTACTAG GGCCGTGTGTGAACTACTCTGGATGCCAGATCACCTGGGCCAAGTTCTGCAAA GAGAACATGGCGGGTAAAGGCTTCTCTTTCTGGGTATGGCTGGACAACATCATTGACCTGGTCAAGAAGTACATCCTGGCCTTGTGGAATGAAGG GTATATTCTGGGTTTCATcagtaaggagagggagagggccatCCTGAGCCCTAAGCCTCCTGGTACCTTCCTGCTGCGCTTCAGTGAGAGCAGTAAGGAGGGAGGCATCACCTTCACCTGGGTGGAGAAGGACATCAGTG GGAAGACTCAGATCCAGTCGGTGGAGCCTTACACCAAGCAGCAGCTCAACAGCATGTCCTTTGCGGAGATCATTATGGGATACAAGATCATGGACGCCACCAACATCCTGGTGTCTCCGCTGGTCTACCTCTTCCCAGAGATCCCCAAGGAGGACGCCTTCGGGAAGTACTGCCGACCGGAAGCTGCTCCAGAGGCGGAGCTCGGAGACCCGTGTAGTA CCATTCAACCATACTTAAAGACAAAGTTCATCTGTGTAACCCC GTGCCCTTCCGTGTTCATGGACTTTCCGGACAGCGAGCTGCTTGGGAACGGGATATTCCCTGG CACTAACTCTGGTAACACCAGTGACCTGTTTCCCATGTCCCCTCGCACCCTGGACTCGTTGATGCACAATGAGGCTGAGGCCAACCCTGGCCCGCTGG CCCTCTTGCTTTCTGTCTTCCCAGATTCCCTCACTCTGGACATGGAGTTGAGCTCTGACGTAGCGTCACCCATGTGA
- the LOC112258660 gene encoding signal transducer and activator of transcription 3 isoform X6, whose product MAQWNQLQQLETRYLEQLYHLYSDSFPMELRQFLAPWIESQDWAYAANKESHATLVFHNLLGEIDQQYSRFLQENNVLYQHNLRRIKQHLQSKYLEKPMEIARIVARCLWEEQRLLQSATTAAQDGTASHPSGTVVTEKQQILEHNLQDIRKRVQDMEQKMKMLENLQDDFDFNYKTLKSQGDNPPNSSPICSELSQDMNGNSQAAATRQKMSQLEQMLSALDQLRRQIVTEMAGLLSAMDFVQKNLTDDELADWKRRQQIACIGGPPNICLDRLETWITSLAESQLQIRQQIKKLEELQQKVSYKGDPIIQHRPALEEKIVDLFRNLMKSAFVVERQPCMPMHPDRPLVIKTGVQFTNKVRLLVKFPELNYQLKIKVIIDKESGDVAAIRGSRKFNILGTNTKVMNMEESNNGSLSAEFKHLTLREQRCGNGGRTNSDASLIVTEELHLITFETEVYHQGLKIDLETHSLPVVVISNICQMPNAWASILWYNMLTNHPKNVNFFTKPPVGTWDQVAEVLSWQFSSTTKRGLTIEQLTTLAEKLLGPCVNYSGCQITWAKFCKENMAGKGFSFWVWLDNIIDLVKKYILALWNEGYILGFISKERERAILSPKPPGTFLLRFSESSKEGGITFTWVEKDISGKTQIQSVEPYTKQQLNSMSFAEIIMGYKIMDATNILVSPLVYLFPEIPKEDAFGKYCRPEAAPEAELGDPCSTIQPYLKTKFICVTPTNSGNTSDLFPMSPRTLDSLMHNEAEANPGPLDSLTLDMELSSDVASPM is encoded by the exons GGCGTACGCAGCGAACAAGGAGTCCCACGCCACACTGGTGTTCCACAACCTGCTGGGGGAGATTGACCAGCAGTACAGCCGCTTCCTGCAGGAGAACAACGTGCTCTACCAGCACAACCTGCGGCGCATTAAGCAGCACCTGCAGTCCAAGTACCTGGAGAAACCCATGGAGATCGCCCGCATCGTAGCCCGCTGCCTCTGGGAAGAGCAGAGGCTGCTGCAGTCCGCCACCACCGCCGCACAGGACGGAACGGCGTCTCACCCGTCTGGCACTGTGGTGACAGAGAAACAACAGATCCTGGAGCACAACCTGCAGGACATCAGGAAGAGGGTGCAG GATATGGAACAAAAGATGAAGATGCTTGAGAATCTCCAGGATGATTTTGACTTCAACTACAAGACCCTTAAAAGTCAGGGTG ATAACCCACCCAACTCCTCTCCTATTTGCTCAGAGTTGTCCCAGGACATGAATGGGAACAGCCAGGCGGCAGCCACCCGGCAGAAGATGTCTCAGCTGGAACAGATGCTGAGTGCTCTGGACCAGCTCAGGAGG CAAATTGTGACTGAGATGGCAGGGCTGCTGTCAGCCATGGACTTTGTCCAGAAGAACCTGACAGATGACGAGCTGGCTGACTGGAAGAGGAGGCAGCAGATTGCCTGCATCGGAGGACCACCCAACATTTGCCTGGACCGCTTGGAGACATG GATTACTTCCCTGGCTGAGTCTCAGCTGCAGATCCGCCAGCAGATCAAGAAGCTGGAGGAGCTCCAGCAAAAGGTGTCCTATAAGGGAGACCCCATCATCCAGCACCGGCCCGCTCTGGAGGAGAAGATAGTGGACTTGTTCAGGAACCTCATGAAGAG TGCGTTCGTGGTGGAGAGGCAGCCTTGTATGCCCATGCATCCAGACAGACCACTGGTCATCAAGACAGGTGTGCAGTTCACCAACAAAGTCAG ATTACTGGTGAAGTTTCCAGAATTGAATTACCAGCTGAAGATCAAAGTTATTATTGATAA GGAATCTGGGGACGTGGCTGCCATTCGAGG GTCCCGAAAGTTCAACATCCTAGGTACCAACACCAAGGTGATGAACATGGAGGAGTCCAACAACGGCAGTCTGTCAGCAGAGTTCAAACACCTG ACCCTGAGGGAACAGAGGTGTGGCAATGGTGGCAGGACCAACAGTGAT GCCTCCCTGATTGTTACAGAGGAGCTCCACCTCATCACCTTTGAGACAGAGGTCTACCACCAGGGCTTGAAGATCGACCTGGAG ACCCATTCTCTACCAGTGGTGGTCATCTCCAACATCTGCCAGATGCCCAACGCCTGGGCCTCCATCCTGTGGTACAACATGCTCACcaaccaccccaag AATGTGAACTTCTTCACTAAGCCTCCGGTGGGGACGTGGGATCAGGTAGCGGAGGTGCTGAGCTGGCAGTTCTCCTCCACCACTAAGAGAGGCCTGACCATCGAGCAGCTCACCACCCTGGCTGAGAAACTACTAG GGCCGTGTGTGAACTACTCTGGATGCCAGATCACCTGGGCCAAGTTCTGCAAA GAGAACATGGCGGGTAAAGGCTTCTCTTTCTGGGTATGGCTGGACAACATCATTGACCTGGTCAAGAAGTACATCCTGGCCTTGTGGAATGAAGG GTATATTCTGGGTTTCATcagtaaggagagggagagggccatCCTGAGCCCTAAGCCTCCTGGTACCTTCCTGCTGCGCTTCAGTGAGAGCAGTAAGGAGGGAGGCATCACCTTCACCTGGGTGGAGAAGGACATCAGTG GGAAGACTCAGATCCAGTCGGTGGAGCCTTACACCAAGCAGCAGCTCAACAGCATGTCCTTTGCGGAGATCATTATGGGATACAAGATCATGGACGCCACCAACATCCTGGTGTCTCCGCTGGTCTACCTCTTCCCAGAGATCCCCAAGGAGGACGCCTTCGGGAAGTACTGCCGACCGGAAGCTGCTCCAGAGGCGGAGCTCGGAGACCCGTGTAGTA CCATTCAACCATACTTAAAGACAAAGTTCATCTGTGTAACCCC CACTAACTCTGGTAACACCAGTGACCTGTTTCCCATGTCCCCTCGCACCCTGGACTCGTTGATGCACAATGAGGCTGAGGCCAACCCTGGCCCGCTGG ATTCCCTCACTCTGGACATGGAGTTGAGCTCTGACGTAGCGTCACCCATGTGA
- the LOC112258660 gene encoding signal transducer and activator of transcription 3 isoform X5, whose translation MAQWNQLQQLETRYLEQLYHLYSDSFPMELRQFLAPWIESQDWAYAANKESHATLVFHNLLGEIDQQYSRFLQENNVLYQHNLRRIKQHLQSKYLEKPMEIARIVARCLWEEQRLLQSATTAAQDGTASHPSGTVVTEKQQILEHNLQDIRKRVQDMEQKMKMLENLQDDFDFNYKTLKSQGDNPPNSSPICSELSQDMNGNSQAAATRQKMSQLEQMLSALDQLRRQIVTEMAGLLSAMDFVQKNLTDDELADWKRRQQIACIGGPPNICLDRLETWITSLAESQLQIRQQIKKLEELQQKVSYKGDPIIQHRPALEEKIVDLFRNLMKSAFVVERQPCMPMHPDRPLVIKTGVQFTNKVRLLVKFPELNYQLKIKVIIDKESGDVAAIRGSRKFNILGTNTKVMNMEESNNGSLSAEFKHLTLREQRCGNGGRTNSDASLIVTEELHLITFETEVYHQGLKIDLETHSLPVVVISNICQMPNAWASILWYNMLTNHPKNVNFFTKPPVGTWDQVAEVLSWQFSSTTKRGLTIEQLTTLAEKLLGPCVNYSGCQITWAKFCKENMAGKGFSFWVWLDNIIDLVKKYILALWNEGYILGFISKERERAILSPKPPGTFLLRFSESSKEGGITFTWVEKDISGKTQIQSVEPYTKQQLNSMSFAEIIMGYKIMDATNILVSPLVYLFPEIPKEDAFGKYCRPEAAPEAELGDPCSTIQPYLKTKFICVTPTNSGNTSDLFPMSPRTLDSLMHNEAEANPGPLALLLSVFPDSLTLDMELSSDVASPM comes from the exons GGCGTACGCAGCGAACAAGGAGTCCCACGCCACACTGGTGTTCCACAACCTGCTGGGGGAGATTGACCAGCAGTACAGCCGCTTCCTGCAGGAGAACAACGTGCTCTACCAGCACAACCTGCGGCGCATTAAGCAGCACCTGCAGTCCAAGTACCTGGAGAAACCCATGGAGATCGCCCGCATCGTAGCCCGCTGCCTCTGGGAAGAGCAGAGGCTGCTGCAGTCCGCCACCACCGCCGCACAGGACGGAACGGCGTCTCACCCGTCTGGCACTGTGGTGACAGAGAAACAACAGATCCTGGAGCACAACCTGCAGGACATCAGGAAGAGGGTGCAG GATATGGAACAAAAGATGAAGATGCTTGAGAATCTCCAGGATGATTTTGACTTCAACTACAAGACCCTTAAAAGTCAGGGTG ATAACCCACCCAACTCCTCTCCTATTTGCTCAGAGTTGTCCCAGGACATGAATGGGAACAGCCAGGCGGCAGCCACCCGGCAGAAGATGTCTCAGCTGGAACAGATGCTGAGTGCTCTGGACCAGCTCAGGAGG CAAATTGTGACTGAGATGGCAGGGCTGCTGTCAGCCATGGACTTTGTCCAGAAGAACCTGACAGATGACGAGCTGGCTGACTGGAAGAGGAGGCAGCAGATTGCCTGCATCGGAGGACCACCCAACATTTGCCTGGACCGCTTGGAGACATG GATTACTTCCCTGGCTGAGTCTCAGCTGCAGATCCGCCAGCAGATCAAGAAGCTGGAGGAGCTCCAGCAAAAGGTGTCCTATAAGGGAGACCCCATCATCCAGCACCGGCCCGCTCTGGAGGAGAAGATAGTGGACTTGTTCAGGAACCTCATGAAGAG TGCGTTCGTGGTGGAGAGGCAGCCTTGTATGCCCATGCATCCAGACAGACCACTGGTCATCAAGACAGGTGTGCAGTTCACCAACAAAGTCAG ATTACTGGTGAAGTTTCCAGAATTGAATTACCAGCTGAAGATCAAAGTTATTATTGATAA GGAATCTGGGGACGTGGCTGCCATTCGAGG GTCCCGAAAGTTCAACATCCTAGGTACCAACACCAAGGTGATGAACATGGAGGAGTCCAACAACGGCAGTCTGTCAGCAGAGTTCAAACACCTG ACCCTGAGGGAACAGAGGTGTGGCAATGGTGGCAGGACCAACAGTGAT GCCTCCCTGATTGTTACAGAGGAGCTCCACCTCATCACCTTTGAGACAGAGGTCTACCACCAGGGCTTGAAGATCGACCTGGAG ACCCATTCTCTACCAGTGGTGGTCATCTCCAACATCTGCCAGATGCCCAACGCCTGGGCCTCCATCCTGTGGTACAACATGCTCACcaaccaccccaag AATGTGAACTTCTTCACTAAGCCTCCGGTGGGGACGTGGGATCAGGTAGCGGAGGTGCTGAGCTGGCAGTTCTCCTCCACCACTAAGAGAGGCCTGACCATCGAGCAGCTCACCACCCTGGCTGAGAAACTACTAG GGCCGTGTGTGAACTACTCTGGATGCCAGATCACCTGGGCCAAGTTCTGCAAA GAGAACATGGCGGGTAAAGGCTTCTCTTTCTGGGTATGGCTGGACAACATCATTGACCTGGTCAAGAAGTACATCCTGGCCTTGTGGAATGAAGG GTATATTCTGGGTTTCATcagtaaggagagggagagggccatCCTGAGCCCTAAGCCTCCTGGTACCTTCCTGCTGCGCTTCAGTGAGAGCAGTAAGGAGGGAGGCATCACCTTCACCTGGGTGGAGAAGGACATCAGTG GGAAGACTCAGATCCAGTCGGTGGAGCCTTACACCAAGCAGCAGCTCAACAGCATGTCCTTTGCGGAGATCATTATGGGATACAAGATCATGGACGCCACCAACATCCTGGTGTCTCCGCTGGTCTACCTCTTCCCAGAGATCCCCAAGGAGGACGCCTTCGGGAAGTACTGCCGACCGGAAGCTGCTCCAGAGGCGGAGCTCGGAGACCCGTGTAGTA CCATTCAACCATACTTAAAGACAAAGTTCATCTGTGTAACCCC CACTAACTCTGGTAACACCAGTGACCTGTTTCCCATGTCCCCTCGCACCCTGGACTCGTTGATGCACAATGAGGCTGAGGCCAACCCTGGCCCGCTGG CCCTCTTGCTTTCTGTCTTCCCAGATTCCCTCACTCTGGACATGGAGTTGAGCTCTGACGTAGCGTCACCCATGTGA